One Pseudomonas tolaasii NCPPB 2192 genomic window carries:
- a CDS encoding RidA family protein codes for MSIRETISALGLVLPETPSPKGDYVPVTIHGGVAYVSGQVCRVGEGVISGPVTDLTSPEVVLQAGQTCALRALSVLDHAVGLENVERILFVRGFVYGGEGFQNFSKVVDGASQVFIDVFGEQGRHARSAVGVAGLPGGGLLELEVTGVIKKH; via the coding sequence ATGAGTATTCGCGAAACGATCAGTGCCTTGGGTTTGGTATTGCCCGAGACGCCAAGCCCCAAGGGTGACTATGTGCCTGTGACGATTCATGGCGGGGTGGCGTACGTGAGTGGCCAGGTGTGCCGAGTGGGCGAGGGCGTGATCAGCGGCCCGGTGACCGACCTGACTTCCCCGGAAGTGGTGCTGCAGGCCGGGCAAACCTGCGCGCTGCGGGCCTTGAGCGTGCTGGACCATGCAGTGGGGCTGGAAAATGTCGAGCGCATTCTGTTTGTGCGCGGGTTTGTGTATGGCGGCGAAGGCTTCCAGAACTTTTCCAAAGTGGTCGATGGTGCGTCGCAAGTGTTCATCGACGTATTCGGCGAACAGGGCCGGCATGCACGCTCCGCGGTTGGCGTGGCCGGGCTGCCCGGCGGCGGCTTGCTGGAGCTGGAAGTCACGGGGGTGATCAAAAAACACTGA
- a CDS encoding MgtC/SapB family protein — MQAINNINLNSLVDTVVSLTAAFILGGLIGFERQYRQRTAGLRTNVLVAVGAAIFVDMANRLGGAEGAVRVVAYVVSGIGFLGAGVIMREEGNVRGLNTAATLWASAAVGACAGADLILEALLGTLFVLAANTLLRPIVNNINRQPLDVVSAEVTNILYVIARRTQQQAVMVLLEAELARCNYPASDVDVRPFGSEEVEIEATLAATSVDGDELDALVARISTSTLVVQAFWSPSTTD; from the coding sequence ATGCAAGCCATCAACAACATCAACCTCAATTCCCTGGTCGACACCGTGGTCAGCCTCACCGCTGCGTTCATTCTCGGAGGACTGATCGGTTTCGAACGCCAATACCGTCAACGCACGGCAGGTTTGCGTACCAACGTGCTGGTGGCGGTGGGCGCGGCGATTTTTGTCGACATGGCCAACCGCTTGGGCGGCGCAGAAGGCGCGGTGCGTGTGGTCGCGTATGTGGTCTCGGGTATCGGCTTTCTGGGGGCCGGTGTGATCATGCGTGAGGAGGGCAATGTGCGTGGGCTCAACACAGCGGCGACCCTTTGGGCCTCGGCGGCCGTGGGCGCCTGTGCCGGTGCCGACCTGATTCTTGAAGCCCTGCTGGGCACGCTGTTTGTGCTGGCGGCCAACACGCTGCTGCGGCCGATCGTCAATAACATCAACCGTCAGCCTTTGGATGTGGTGTCGGCAGAGGTCACCAACATTCTTTATGTGATTGCACGCCGTACGCAGCAACAGGCGGTGATGGTGCTGCTGGAAGCCGAACTGGCGCGCTGCAACTACCCGGCCAGCGACGTGGATGTGCGGCCGTTTGGCAGTGAAGAAGTGGAAATCGAGGCCACCCTGGCGGCGACCTCGGTGGACGGCGACGAGCTGGATGCGCTGGTGGCGCGTATTTCCACCTCAACCCTGGTGGTGCAGGCCTTCTGGAGCCCGAGCACGACGGACTGA
- a CDS encoding transglycosylase SLT domain-containing protein — protein MSAGKAVGLLLLTSVLAACGTSPPRTPNDICGIFREKDDWYDAAKVTQKRWGVPIQVPFAIMYQESGFRQNALTPRKYLLWIIPWGRVSTAAGYAQAKDEVWKDYQKSTGRTGASRQDFDDAIDFVGWYMDKTYTINGVYKYDAYGQYLNYHEGWGSYRQRTYAAKAWLPPVASKVQARSQMYAAQYAGCKDSLGRGFWSRFWHWL, from the coding sequence TTGAGCGCAGGCAAAGCCGTCGGTTTGTTGTTACTCACCTCTGTGTTGGCGGCGTGCGGCACCTCGCCGCCACGCACGCCAAACGACATTTGCGGCATTTTTCGTGAAAAGGACGACTGGTACGACGCCGCCAAGGTCACGCAAAAGCGCTGGGGCGTGCCGATTCAGGTGCCGTTCGCGATCATGTATCAGGAATCCGGCTTCCGCCAGAACGCCCTGACGCCGCGCAAATATCTGCTGTGGATCATCCCCTGGGGCCGCGTCTCCACCGCCGCCGGCTACGCCCAGGCCAAGGATGAAGTGTGGAAGGACTACCAGAAAAGCACTGGCCGCACCGGCGCCAGTCGCCAGGACTTCGACGACGCCATCGACTTCGTTGGCTGGTACATGGACAAGACCTACACCATCAACGGCGTCTACAAATACGACGCCTACGGCCAATACCTGAACTACCACGAAGGCTGGGGCAGCTACCGCCAGCGCACCTACGCCGCCAAAGCCTGGCTGCCGCCGGTGGCGAGCAAGGTACAGGCCCGCTCGCAAATGTATGCAGCGCAATATGCCGGGTGCAAAGACAGTTTGGGGCGCGGGTTCTGGAGCCGGTTCTGGCATTGGCTGTAA
- a CDS encoding response regulator transcription factor, with protein MFTALIADDHPFIRQTVQFLLKKEEFGEIYQASNGADAMQIAREKRVDLIILDLGMTKLGGLEVISRIKALGLPCKILVLTGFSAEHFSARCMRAGAMGFVSKTGELDELQKAIKAVMSNYSCFPSLPSSSVRRDDLQSSEGELVESLSDRELAVLQMLALGLGNNEIASRMLLSHKTISTYKTRLKEKLNIDSVVHMAKFAQRNGLI; from the coding sequence ATGTTTACAGCGTTAATAGCCGATGATCATCCGTTTATCCGCCAGACCGTCCAGTTTCTATTGAAGAAGGAAGAGTTTGGCGAAATCTATCAAGCATCCAACGGTGCCGACGCCATGCAGATTGCGCGCGAAAAGCGCGTGGATTTGATCATTCTCGATTTGGGAATGACCAAGCTCGGCGGGCTTGAGGTGATCAGCCGGATCAAGGCGCTGGGCCTGCCGTGCAAGATCCTGGTGTTGACCGGGTTTTCCGCTGAGCATTTTTCTGCGCGTTGCATGCGCGCCGGTGCCATGGGGTTTGTATCCAAAACCGGTGAGCTGGACGAGCTGCAAAAGGCGATCAAGGCCGTCATGTCCAACTACAGCTGCTTTCCGAGCCTGCCGAGCAGTTCGGTCCGCCGTGACGATTTGCAGTCTTCCGAGGGCGAACTGGTTGAGTCGCTTTCCGATCGCGAACTGGCGGTGTTGCAGATGCTCGCGCTGGGGCTGGGCAATAACGAAATAGCCAGCCGCATGCTGCTCAGCCACAAGACTATCAGCACTTACAAGACGCGGCTCAAGGAGAAGCTCAATATCGACTCGGTGGTACATATGGCCAAGTTTGCTCAGCGCAATGGCTTGATCTGA
- a CDS encoding FKBP-type peptidyl-prolyl cis-trans isomerase yields the protein MSSDELQITDIRQGDGKAVVKGALITTQYTGTLEDGTVFDSSWARGKPFQCVIGTGRVIKGWDQGLMGMQVGGVRSLFVPAHLAYGERSMGAHIKPNSNLRFEIQLLEVLTRDD from the coding sequence ATGAGCAGCGACGAACTCCAGATCACCGACATCCGCCAGGGCGACGGCAAAGCCGTGGTCAAGGGGGCGCTGATCACCACCCAATACACCGGCACCCTCGAAGACGGCACGGTGTTCGACTCTTCCTGGGCGCGCGGTAAACCTTTCCAGTGCGTGATCGGCACCGGGCGCGTGATCAAGGGCTGGGACCAGGGCTTGATGGGCATGCAGGTGGGCGGCGTACGCAGCCTGTTTGTACCGGCGCACCTGGCCTACGGCGAACGCTCGATGGGCGCGCATATCAAGCCCAACAGCAACTTGCGGTTCGAGATCCAATTGCTGGAAGTGCTGACGCGGGATGACTGA
- a CDS encoding transporter substrate-binding domain-containing protein: MIMALIRRLTLVLWVTLLPLAAVALDEPHPLKLLGHSSFKGLSVELGDADWHWLRGRRVLLMGISAPDYGPFELTNNNDELEGITADYAQLLAQALNIAVEVRRYDTRDEVIEALKGGHVDLVGSANGFEAADPQLVLSRSYANDQPVLVTRTGDSQSLMDDLAGKRVAMLYHYMPPDVVRAFYPNAKVELFPSIFEAIAAVAFGRADVYLGDAITASYQISRNHLNNVQMADFSELESNSFAFAVPRDNTRLLRIINTALRAIPADEQMDILRRWSGGNLGLLGAERLHLSTSEQRWLEKHPRVRVVASDQMLPLSSFAAQGQQEGLSADVLSRISLRTGLKFDVVAGGSMAQQINAVSAGRADMMAVVTPSIEGSDQVRFTRPYLTTPLVLVTRINDPGTMTLEDMIGKRLAVPRGNAVRELINRDFPGINFVEAENPSLAMALVANGGAEGAVNSLVNARYLIAVQYRDTLQVSSTVGSEPARMTFGVNRGQLELFSILDKALLSIPPQEMEELISPWRTDVVIEDHWLRHRSAIIQGFGLAAVLLLITLGWAIYLRRLIRKRTEAERALSDQMRFMRVLIDDTPYPIYVRDRQGRLMACNSAYLDVFGFKLEGVIGKTVIETDTGNTPQARSFHEDYLRLMDRGEPVIHDRILKVPGGKELTIYHWMLPYRDGDENVVGMIGGWVDVSERQQLLGQLQEAKDEADAANRAKTTFLATMSHEIRTPMNAVIGMIELALANAEQGRVDRDALEVASVASRGMLELIGDILDIARIESGHLSLTLEPANLHELLTSVARVFEGLAREKGLALQVELDPLIDCPVLIDPLRFKQVVSNLLSNAIKFTGSGQVRLGAKCSPASDAHALGVRLWVEDTGVGISPQDQRRLFNPFIQGTNTEQSARSGSGLGLVISRNLCEMMGGELNLSSVLGQGTRVDVTLALDRTQTPAVGTSPPSTSVRPTPALDILVVDDYPANRLLLVRQLSFLGHRITSAEDGEQGFARWKAEHPDVVITDCNMPLKDGYTLARDIRTNEQAQGLKPCLLLGFTANAQPEEAERCRQAGMDGCLFKPAGLDDLRSALAPLTLAPSEPKAEAAFDLSTLIALTEDDHAALKELLTSLLDSLEADRALLPSLRGQGNVQTLHDLAHRVKGGARMVKAKVLIACCEALEEACEQQAYDTLGVSAEAVSQALGDLHDGLSAYCNKR; this comes from the coding sequence ATGATCATGGCCCTGATTCGAAGGCTCACCCTGGTGCTGTGGGTGACCCTGCTGCCGTTGGCGGCGGTGGCTCTGGATGAGCCTCATCCCCTCAAATTACTGGGGCACTCCAGTTTCAAGGGCCTCTCCGTGGAGCTGGGGGATGCTGACTGGCACTGGTTGCGCGGGCGGCGTGTGCTGTTGATGGGGATATCCGCCCCGGATTATGGCCCCTTCGAGTTGACGAACAACAACGATGAACTGGAGGGCATCACCGCCGATTATGCGCAATTGCTCGCCCAGGCGCTGAACATCGCCGTCGAGGTTCGACGCTACGACACCCGTGATGAAGTCATTGAGGCGCTCAAGGGGGGACACGTTGACCTGGTGGGGTCGGCCAACGGTTTTGAAGCCGCCGACCCGCAATTGGTGTTGTCCCGTTCCTACGCCAATGATCAGCCGGTCCTGGTTACCCGCACGGGTGACAGCCAGTCCCTGATGGATGATCTGGCAGGCAAGCGCGTCGCGATGCTTTATCACTACATGCCCCCCGACGTGGTGCGTGCTTTTTACCCCAACGCCAAGGTCGAGCTGTTCCCTTCCATTTTCGAGGCCATTGCCGCCGTGGCCTTTGGCCGGGCCGATGTTTATCTGGGTGATGCAATCACCGCCAGCTACCAGATCAGCCGCAACCACCTTAACAACGTGCAGATGGCGGACTTTTCCGAGCTGGAGTCCAACTCCTTCGCCTTCGCTGTTCCCCGGGACAACACCCGGTTGCTGCGCATTATCAACACGGCGCTGAGGGCGATTCCGGCAGATGAGCAGATGGACATATTGCGCCGCTGGAGCGGCGGCAACCTGGGCCTTCTCGGTGCCGAGCGGCTGCACTTGAGCACCAGCGAACAGCGCTGGCTGGAGAAACACCCGCGGGTTCGGGTGGTGGCGTCCGACCAGATGCTGCCGCTGTCGTCTTTTGCCGCGCAAGGGCAGCAGGAGGGTTTGAGTGCCGACGTACTGTCGCGGATCAGCTTGCGCACGGGCTTGAAGTTCGATGTGGTCGCGGGCGGGTCGATGGCCCAGCAAATCAATGCGGTCAGCGCCGGCAGGGCCGACATGATGGCGGTGGTGACGCCCAGCATTGAGGGTTCCGATCAGGTGCGCTTCACCCGGCCTTACCTGACCACGCCACTGGTACTGGTTACTCGCATCAATGATCCCGGGACCATGACGCTGGAAGACATGATCGGCAAGCGCCTGGCAGTGCCCCGTGGCAATGCGGTGCGTGAGCTAATCAACCGCGATTTTCCCGGTATCAACTTCGTGGAAGCTGAAAATCCGTCACTGGCCATGGCGCTGGTGGCCAATGGTGGCGCCGAAGGCGCGGTCAACTCACTGGTCAATGCACGGTATCTGATCGCGGTGCAATACCGCGACACCCTGCAAGTCAGCAGCACCGTCGGTTCCGAGCCTGCGCGCATGACGTTCGGGGTCAACCGTGGCCAGCTGGAGCTTTTTTCGATCCTGGACAAGGCCTTGCTCAGTATTCCTCCACAGGAAATGGAGGAGTTGATCAGCCCGTGGCGTACGGATGTGGTCATCGAGGACCATTGGCTGCGCCATCGCAGCGCAATTATCCAGGGCTTTGGTCTTGCGGCGGTGTTGCTGCTGATCACCCTGGGCTGGGCGATTTATTTGCGCCGGCTGATCCGCAAACGCACCGAGGCCGAGCGGGCCTTGAGCGACCAGATGCGTTTTATGCGCGTGTTGATCGACGACACGCCTTACCCCATTTATGTGCGCGACCGCCAGGGCCGGTTGATGGCCTGCAACAGCGCTTACCTGGACGTGTTCGGCTTCAAGCTCGAAGGGGTGATCGGCAAGACGGTGATTGAAACGGACACCGGCAATACGCCGCAGGCGCGGTCGTTCCATGAGGATTATCTGCGGTTGATGGACCGCGGCGAACCGGTGATTCATGACCGGATACTCAAAGTGCCTGGCGGCAAGGAACTGACCATTTACCACTGGATGCTGCCGTACCGTGATGGCGATGAAAACGTTGTGGGCATGATCGGTGGCTGGGTAGACGTCAGTGAGCGCCAGCAGTTGTTGGGGCAGTTGCAGGAAGCCAAGGATGAAGCCGACGCGGCCAACCGCGCCAAGACCACGTTCCTGGCGACCATGAGCCACGAAATTCGTACACCCATGAACGCAGTGATCGGCATGATCGAGCTGGCGCTGGCCAACGCCGAGCAAGGCCGCGTTGACCGTGACGCACTGGAGGTGGCGTCGGTGGCCTCGCGCGGCATGCTGGAGTTGATCGGCGACATACTGGATATCGCCCGGATCGAGTCCGGCCATTTATCGTTGACCCTGGAGCCGGCCAACCTGCACGAGTTGCTCACCTCGGTGGCGCGGGTGTTCGAAGGTCTGGCACGGGAAAAGGGCCTGGCGCTGCAGGTGGAGCTGGACCCGCTGATCGATTGCCCGGTGCTGATCGACCCGCTGCGGTTCAAGCAAGTGGTGTCCAACTTGCTGAGCAATGCGATCAAGTTCACCGGCAGCGGCCAGGTGCGGTTGGGCGCCAAATGCTCACCGGCTTCGGATGCTCACGCGCTGGGCGTGCGCCTGTGGGTGGAAGACACGGGCGTGGGCATCAGCCCGCAAGACCAGCGGCGGCTGTTCAACCCGTTTATCCAGGGCACCAACACCGAACAGTCGGCGCGCAGCGGCTCGGGGCTTGGGTTGGTCATCAGCCGCAACCTGTGTGAAATGATGGGCGGGGAGCTGAACCTGAGCAGTGTGCTGGGGCAGGGCACGCGGGTGGACGTCACGCTGGCGCTGGACAGGACACAGACGCCGGCGGTGGGCACTTCGCCCCCTTCCACCAGCGTTCGGCCGACACCCGCGCTGGACATTCTGGTAGTAGACGACTACCCGGCCAACCGTTTGTTGCTGGTGCGGCAATTGAGCTTTCTGGGGCATCGCATTACCAGTGCCGAAGACGGCGAGCAGGGCTTTGCACGCTGGAAGGCCGAGCACCCCGATGTTGTCATTACCGACTGCAACATGCCGCTCAAGGATGGCTACACCCTGGCGCGGGATATCCGTACGAATGAGCAGGCCCAAGGCCTGAAGCCCTGCCTGCTGTTGGGCTTTACCGCCAATGCGCAGCCGGAGGAGGCCGAGCGCTGCCGTCAGGCCGGCATGGACGGTTGCCTGTTCAAGCCGGCCGGGCTGGACGATTTGCGCTCAGCGTTGGCCCCGCTGACGCTCGCCCCAAGCGAGCCAAAAGCTGAGGCGGCATTTGATTTGAGCACACTGATAGCGCTGACCGAAGACGATCATGCCGCGCTCAAGGAACTGTTGACGTCATTGCTCGACAGCCTGGAAGCCGACCGTGCGCTACTGCCGTCGTTGCGGGGCCAGGGCAACGTGCAAACGCTGCATGACCTGGCTCATCGGGTCAAAGGCGGCGCGCGAATGGTCAAGGCCAAGGTACTCATCGCCTGTTGCGAGGCACTGGAAGAGGCCTGCGAACAGCAAGCGTACGACACGCTGGGCGTGAGCGCCGAGGCGGTCAGCCAGGCGCTTGGCGATCTGCATGATGGCCTGAGTGCTTATTGCAACAAGCGTTGA